The nucleotide window AAATTATAACCGATAGCGCAAAGCTATCGAAGGGGGCGTCTGTGCAACTTGAGGGTGGTTACGCAGGAAATTTAAGCGCGCAGGAGGCTTTTCAGCAGCTCTCCGAACAACAGGACGCTGTTCTTGTTGACGTGCGCACACAAGCGGAATGGGCGTTTGTCGGCATCCCCGATTTGCGCCCTATCGGCAAGGAACCTGTGTTAGCGGAATGGCAAAGTTTTCCGTCGAGCGGACCAAATCCGGATTTCGCATCGACGGTTTCAAATCAGCTGGTCAAAAAAGGACTTGACCAAAGCGCTCCGATCTATTTTCTGTGCCGCTCCGGCGCACGGAGCCAAGCAGCTGCAATCGCGCTGACCCAAGCCGGTTATACGCACTGTTACAATATCTCTGATGGATTTGAGGGGCCGCTGGA belongs to Roseibium porphyridii and includes:
- a CDS encoding rhodanese-like domain-containing protein, whose protein sequence is MQLEGGYAGNLSAQEAFQQLSEQQDAVLVDVRTQAEWAFVGIPDLRPIGKEPVLAEWQSFPSSGPNPDFASTVSNQLVKKGLDQSAPIYFLCRSGARSQAAAIALTQAGYTHCYNISDGFEGPLDADRHRGTQAGWKAAGLPWIQN